One stretch of Planococcus sp. PAMC 21323 DNA includes these proteins:
- the scpA gene encoding methylmalonyl-CoA mutase, producing MAKPDFSKITLDQLAIAAKTVEHQSAFTTNEGIDIKQTYTKDDSEFLEESMPGFAPNLRGPYPTMYVSRPWTVRQYAGFSTAEESNAFYRRNLAMGQKGLSVAFDLATHRGYDSDHERVVGDVGKAGVAIDSVEDMKILFDGIPLDQMSVSMTMNGAVVPIMAFFIVAAEEQGVSPDKLAGTIQNDILKEYMVRNTYIYPPAMSMQIIADIFKYTSNHMPKFNSISISGYHIQEAGATADLELAYTLADGLEYVRTGLAAGIDIDHFAPRLSFFWGIGMNYFMEVAKMRAGREIWAKMMKTFNPKNDKALALRTHSQTSGWSLTEQDPFNNVTRTLIEANAAAMGHTQSLHTNALDEAIALPTDFSARIARNTQLFLQEETMMTNVIDPWGGSYYVESLTKELVEKAWELIEEVEELGGMAKAIETGLPKMRIEEAAAKKQAQIDSNEETIIGVNRYRLDQEDPIDILNIDNTMVRKTQIERLDRMKENRDSEKVAAALSALTQAAQTGEENILACAIEAARQRASLGEISDAIEIASGRHKAVIRSVSGVYSSNFSNQQEMEIVKEMTEDFIENEGRRPRILIAKMGQDGHDRGAKVIATAFSDLGFDVDIGPLFQTPSETAQQAVENDVHVIGVSSLAAGHMTLVPDLKAELAKIGREDILIVVGGVIPAQDYEFLRNNGASAIFGPGTVIPVAAQKVIEEIYVQLGYEEVAD from the coding sequence ATGGCTAAACCCGATTTTTCAAAAATCACACTCGATCAATTAGCGATTGCAGCCAAAACAGTAGAGCATCAAAGCGCTTTTACTACAAACGAAGGCATCGATATTAAACAAACATATACCAAAGATGATAGTGAATTTCTGGAAGAAAGTATGCCAGGTTTTGCGCCTAATTTACGTGGGCCATACCCAACGATGTACGTATCACGTCCTTGGACAGTTCGTCAGTATGCTGGATTTTCTACGGCAGAAGAAAGTAATGCTTTTTACCGTCGAAATTTAGCAATGGGTCAAAAAGGATTATCTGTAGCGTTTGATTTAGCAACACACCGTGGGTATGATTCGGATCATGAACGAGTAGTTGGTGACGTGGGGAAAGCTGGCGTAGCGATCGATAGTGTTGAAGATATGAAAATTCTATTTGATGGCATTCCATTAGATCAAATGTCTGTTTCGATGACAATGAACGGTGCGGTAGTACCGATTATGGCATTCTTTATCGTAGCAGCTGAAGAACAAGGCGTGTCACCGGATAAATTAGCAGGAACTATCCAAAACGATATTTTAAAAGAGTATATGGTACGCAATACATATATTTATCCACCAGCGATGTCGATGCAAATCATTGCAGATATTTTTAAATACACATCAAATCATATGCCGAAATTCAACTCGATTTCAATTTCTGGTTATCATATCCAAGAAGCAGGCGCAACAGCAGACCTTGAGTTAGCATATACGCTCGCAGATGGCCTAGAGTATGTACGCACGGGTCTCGCGGCAGGCATCGATATTGATCACTTTGCACCACGTCTGTCGTTCTTCTGGGGCATTGGCATGAACTATTTCATGGAAGTTGCCAAGATGCGTGCTGGACGTGAAATCTGGGCGAAAATGATGAAGACGTTCAATCCGAAAAACGATAAAGCATTAGCTTTACGGACACATTCACAAACATCGGGTTGGAGTTTAACTGAGCAAGATCCGTTTAATAACGTCACGCGTACATTGATAGAAGCAAATGCAGCAGCCATGGGTCATACGCAATCGCTTCATACTAATGCACTTGATGAAGCCATTGCGTTGCCGACTGACTTTTCTGCACGAATTGCACGTAATACTCAATTATTCCTTCAAGAAGAAACCATGATGACCAATGTCATTGACCCGTGGGGTGGTTCTTATTATGTTGAATCACTAACAAAAGAATTAGTGGAAAAAGCATGGGAGTTAATTGAAGAAGTTGAGGAACTTGGCGGTATGGCGAAAGCAATTGAGACAGGCTTACCAAAAATGCGTATCGAAGAAGCGGCAGCCAAAAAACAAGCGCAAATCGATTCGAATGAAGAAACAATTATTGGTGTAAACCGTTACCGTTTAGATCAAGAAGACCCAATTGATATTTTAAATATAGATAATACAATGGTTCGTAAAACACAAATTGAGCGATTAGATCGGATGAAAGAGAATCGCGATAGCGAAAAAGTGGCAGCCGCACTAAGTGCATTAACCCAAGCTGCACAAACTGGAGAAGAGAATATTTTAGCATGTGCTATAGAGGCAGCTAGGCAGCGAGCTTCTCTTGGTGAAATTTCTGATGCAATTGAAATAGCATCTGGAAGACATAAGGCGGTGATTCGTTCAGTGAGTGGTGTTTATAGTTCGAATTTTTCTAACCAACAGGAAATGGAAATCGTTAAAGAAATGACAGAAGACTTTATAGAAAACGAAGGTCGCCGTCCACGTATTTTGATCGCTAAAATGGGTCAAGATGGTCATGACCGCGGAGCGAAAGTTATTGCAACTGCATTTTCTGACTTAGGCTTTGATGTTGATATCGGACCATTGTTCCAAACTCCTTCAGAAACAGCGCAACAAGCAGTAGAAAATGATGTCCACGTCATAGGCGTGAGTTCACTAGCAGCAGGTCACATGACATTGGTACCAGACTTGAAAGCTGAACTCGCGAAAATTGGCCGTGAAGACATTTTAATCGTTGTTGGCGGTGTTATTCCAGCACAAGATTATGAGTTTTTACGTAAT